From Hemitrygon akajei chromosome 19, sHemAka1.3, whole genome shotgun sequence, the proteins below share one genomic window:
- the LOC140741708 gene encoding protein transport protein Sec61 subunit alpha-like 1: protein MGIKFLEVIKPFCAVLPEIQKPERKIQFREKVLWTAITLFIFLVCCQIPLFGIMSSDSADPFYWMRVILASNRGTLMELGISPIVTSGLIMQLLAGAKIIEVGDTPKDRALFNGAQKLFGMIITIGQAIVYVMTGMYGDPSEMGAGICLLIIIQLFVAGLIVLLLDELLQKGYGLGSGISLFIATNICETIVWKAFSPTTVNTGRGTEFEGSIIALFHLLATRQDKVRALREAFYRQNLPNLMNLIATIFVFAVVIYFQGFRVDLPIKSARYRGQYNTYPIKLFYTSNIPIILQSALVSNLYVISQMLSTRFSGNFLVNLLGTWSDNTGGGPARAYPVGGLCYYLSPPESFGSVLDDPVHAVIYIVFMLGSCAFFSKTWIEVSGSSAKDVAKQLKEQQMVMRGHRETSMVHELNRYIPTAAAFGGLCIGALSVLADFLGAIGSGTGILLAVTIIYQYFEIFVKEQSEVGSMGALLF from the exons attcagtTCAGAGAAAAAGTATTATGGACAGCCATTACACTCTTCATCTTCTTGGTCTGTTGCCAG ATTCCTCTATTTGGCATCATGTCctcagattctgcagatccttTCTACTGGATGAGAGTTATATTAGCTTCAAACAGAG GCACATTGATGGAACTCGGTATCTCACCAATTGTTACGTCTGGTCTCATCATGCAGCTTCTGGCAGGTGCAAAGATAATTGAAGTTGGTGACACTCCCAAAGATCGAGCTCTCTTTAATGGAGCACAAAAAC TTTTCGGTATGATCATCACGATCGGACAAGCAATTGTATACGTCATGACTGGCATGTATGGAGATCCATCAGAAATGGGAGCTGGCATCTGTCTCTTGATCATTATTCAG TTGTTTGTAGCAGGTCTGATCGTCCTGCTGCTGGATGAGCTGCTGCAAAAAGGTTATGGCCTGGGCTCTGGCATTTCCCTCTTCATTGCCACCAACATCTGTGAGACCATCGTATGGAAAGCTTTCAGTCCCACTACAGTGAACACTGGTAGAG GGACTGAATTTGAGGGGTCAATCATTGCCCTCTTCCATCTCCTGGCCACAAGACAGGACAAAGTCCGTGCTCTTCGTGAAGCCTTTTACCGTCAGAACCTGCCAAACCTCATGAATCTCATTGCAACCATCTTTGTCTTTGCTGTAGTGATATACTTTCAG GGCTTCAGAGTGGATCTGCCAATCAAGTCTGCCCGCTACCGTGGACAGTACAATACCTATCCCATCAAGCTTTTCTACACGTCAAACATTCCTATCATCCTTCAATCTGCCCTGGTCTCCAACCTGTACGTCATCTCCCAGATGTTGTCTACAAGATTCAGTGGCAATTTCCTGGTCAACCTGCTGGGCACCTGGTCT GATAACACAGGTGGTGGTCCGGCACGCGCATATCCTGTTGGTGGTCTGTGCTATTACCTGTCTCCTCCTGAGTCATTTGGCTCAGTGCTGGATGACCCTGTGCACGCTGTGATTTACATCGTCTTCATGTTGGGCTCCTGTGCTTTCTTCTCCAAAACCTGGATTGAAGTATCTGGTTCTTCTGCCAAGGAT GTTGCCAAGCAACTAAAAGAAcagcagatggtgatgagagggcaccGTGAGACTTCAATGGTCCATGAGCTTAACAG ATATATTCCCACTGCTGCTGCTTTTGGTGGTCTTTGCATCGGTGCACTCTCTGTACTTGCTGACTTTCTGGGGGCAATTGGGTCTGGGACTGGTATCTTATTGGCTGTGACCATCATTTACCAGTACTTTGAGATCTTCGTGAAAGAACAAAGTGAAGTGGGAAGCATGGGAGCTCTGCTGTTCTAA